In Gordonia sp. SL306, the genomic window CAACCTGTATCGCGTCGAGAGCAACGCAAGCCCGGCAACCGCGGCCCGACATCGGGTTCTCTCGGCGAGATTCCGGTTGCTGTCGGCGACATTCCGGTTGCTGTCGGCGAGATGGGCGGGATGGGCGGGAGGTCAGCCCCCGCAGCACCCTCCCGACGCCGAGTCCCGGACATCACGGGTGATCACATTGCGGGCGGCGAGCTCGTCGTCGCCCGGGTAGTCGACGCCGACCAGGCACAGGCCACGCGCGTCGGCCACCGGTATCCGGCTGTTGCGCGACGTCTCCGAGAGGAGTCCGCGGCACCACTCCAGGTCGCGCCGACCGTCGCCGACGCTCGCAACAGCCCCGACCAGTGAGCGGACCATGGACCAGCAGAAGGCGTCGGCGCTGACCCGGCCCACGAGCACACCGTCGGCGTCGGCCGCCCAGTCGAAGCGCTGGAGATCGCGGATTGTCGTCGCGCCCTCCCGACGACGACAGAACGCCGCGAAGTCGTTGAGTCCCAGCAACGAGCGCGACGCGACGTTCATCGCGTCGATGTCGAGCGACCGGGACCAGGCCGCGGTGGTCCGCGCCGCGACCGGTTCCGCACCCCACCGCGCATCGGTGAGCCGGTAGACGTAGTGCCGGCGCAAGGCCGAGAACCGCGCATCGAAGTCTTTGCTGACCGGTCCGATCGCGCGCACGCGGACGTCGTCGGGCAGCATCTTCGCCAGCCGGCCGACCAGGCGCGACGGGTCACCACCGATCGACCTGGTCTCCAGCGCGGACTGCGGGATGTCGGCGTGTGCGACCTGTCCAGTGGCGTGTACCCCCGCGTCGGTGCGCCCGGCGACGGTCAGCCGTACCGGCACCCGCAGGACGGTGGCCAGGGTGTCCTCGAGCAGTCCGCAGACGGTGCGCTGGCCGATCTGCCGTGCCCACCCGGCGAAGTCGGTGCCGTCGTAGGAGACGTCGAGACGCAGTCGCACGGACAGGCTCGGCACAGGACGAGAGAACCCGCCGTCACCAGATGCGGTGACGGCGGGTTCTGACAACTGCTCTGGACTCAGTCGTCCGACTTCTTCTCGTCGGCTGCGGCGTCATCTGCCGTGGCCGCACTCGACTGGTCGTCGACGGCCTCGGCGACAGCGTCGGCGTTCTCGACCTCGGCGTCGGTGGCGTCGGCCTCGACGGCCTCCACCACGTTGTCGGCGTCGGCTGCGTCATTCTCGGCGACGACCTCTTCGGTCGCCTCGAGCTTGTCCTCGGCCGCCTTCTTGGAGGCCGCGACGCGGGTCGCACGGCTGGCCTCGCTGCTCGCGGTGGACTCGCGCACCAGCTCGATCACGGCCATGGGGGCGTTGTCGCCCTTGCGCGGCAGCGTCTTGATGATGCGGGTGTAACCACCGGGACGGTCCGCGAAGAACGGGCCGATCTCGGCGAACAGGGTGTGCACGACATCCTTGTCCCGGATGTCCTTCATGACCTCGCGACGGTGGGCAAGCGACCCGGCCTTCGCGTGGGTGATCAGCTTCTCGGCGTAGGGGCGCAGCCGCTTCGCCTTCGCTTCGGTGGTGGTGATGCGGCCGTGCTCGAAGAGCGAGGTGGCGAGGTTCGCCAGCATCGCTTTCTGGTGGCTGGCCGACCCGCCGAGGCGGGCACCCTTGGTGGGCTTGGGCATTGTCTTCTCCTAGAAGAAACTCACGATCTCACGACCGGAAGTCAGGGTTTGGCGACAGCCTTACAGCTGCTCGGTTTCAGCGAAATCCTCACCGGAGTCGGCGTCGAACGACGCGTCATCCGACCACGTTCCGGTAGCCGGGTCGTAACCGGCGACCTGCGACGGGTCGAAGCTGGCCGGGCTGTCCTTGAGGGACAGTCCGAGTGCGTGCAGCTTGACCTTGACCTCATCGATCGACTTCTGGCCGAAGTTGCGGATGTCCAGCAGATCCGACTCGGTCCGCGCCACCAGCTCGCCGACGGTGTGCACACCCTCGCGCTTGAGGCAGTTGTAGGACCGGACGGTCAGCTCGAGATCCTCGATCGGGAGGCTGAACGACGCGATGTGGTCGGCCTCGGCCGGCGATGGTCCGATCTCGATGCCCTCGGCCTCGACGTTGAGCTCCCGGGCGAGCCCGAACAGCTCCACCAGGGTCTTGCCCGCCGAAGCGAGCGCGTCCCGAGCGGTGATCGAGTTCTTGGTCTCCACATCGAGCACGAGCCGATCGAAGTCGGTGCGCTGCTCGACACGGGTGGCCTCGACCTTGTAGGTCACCTTGAGCACCGGCGAGTAGATGGAGTCGACCGGGATCCGGCCGATCTCCGCACCCGATGCCTTGTTCTGCACGGCCGGGACGTATCCGCGGCCCCGCTCGACGACGAGCTCGATCTCGAGCTTGCCCTTGTCGTTCAGGGTGGCGATGTGCAGATCGGGATTGTGCACGGTGACACCGGCAGGCGGCACGATGTCGGCGCCGGTGACGGTTCCCGGACCCTGCTTACGGACGTACATGGTGACCGGCTCGTCCTCTTCGGAGCTGACCACGAGGCCCTTGAGGTTCAGGATGACGTCGGTGACGTCTTCCTTCACCCCGGGGACGGTGGTGAACTCGTGCAGGACACCGTCGATACGGATGCTGGTGATCGCAGCGCCCGGGATCGACGAGAGCAGGGTACGACGCAGCGAGTTTCCGAGGGTGTAGCCGAATCCCGGCTCGAGGGGCTCGATGACGAACTTCGAGCGGTCCTCGGCGATGATCTCCTCGGTCAGAGTGGGTCGCTGTGAGATGAGCATTTCGTTGATTCTCCTTGTGGCCGACCGCTATTTGACGGCCTAGAAGGTGGACCGAACAGCTGTTGCTGTCTGGCGTGTCTGTCGTTGTGTAGTCGCGGTGACGATTACTTCGAGTAGAACTCGACGATGAGCTGTTCCGTGAGCGGCACGTCGATCTGGGCGCGCTCGGGCACCTGGTGCACGAGGATGCGCAGCGTCGACGGGACCACCTGCAGCCAACCCGGGACCGTACGGTCGCCCTGGATCTCCTTGGCGATCTGGAACGGCACGGTCTGCAGCGACTTCGGACGGACGTCGATGATGTCGTACTGGCTTACCCGGTAGCTGGGCACGTCGACATTCACACCGTTGACGGTGAGATGTCCGTGGGTGACCATCTGACGGGCCTGACGACGGGTACGGGCCAGGCCGGCCCGGTAGACGACGTTGTCGAGGCGGGTCTCGAGGATCTTCAGCAGCTCGTCGCCGGTCTTGCCGTTGCGACGGTTGGCCTCTTCGTAGTAGCGACGGAACTGCTTCTCCATCACTCCGTAGGTGAAGCGGGCCTTCTGCTTCTCCTGCAGCTGCTGCAGGTATTCGCTCTCCTTGATCCGCGAGCGGCCGTGCTGGCCGGGCGGGTAGGGGCGACGCTCGAACGCCTGATCGCCGCCGATCAGATCGACGCGAAGACGACGGGACTTCTTTGTTGCGGGGCCGGTATAACGAGCCATGGTTTTCTAGTCCTCCCTTTCCCGCTAGACCCGGCGCCGCTTGGGCGGACGGCAGCCGTTGTGCGGCTGCGGGGTGACATCGGAGATGGTGCCGACCTCGAGGCCGGCGGCCTGCAGCGACCGGATGGCGGTCTCGCGACCCGAGCCCGGTCCCTTGACGAACACGTCGACCTTCTTGACGCCGTGTTCCTGGGCCTTGCGCGCAGCGTTCTCCGCAGCGAGCTGTGCCGCGAACGGGGTGCTCTTGCGCGAGCCCTTGAAACCGACGTGTCCCGAGGACGCCCAGCTGATGACGTTTCCGCTGGGGTCGCTGATCGACACGATGGTGTTGTTGAACGTCGACTTGATGTGTGCGCTGCCGTGCGGGACGTTCTTCTTATCGCGACGGCGGGTGCCCTTCTTGGGGCCTGCGCTACGTGACTTAGGAGGCATTACTTCTTCTTCCCGGCGATGGTCTTCTTCGGGCCCTTGCGAGTGCGGGCATTCGTCTTGGTGCGCTGGCCATGGACGGGCAGGCCACGACGGTGGCGCAGACCCTGGTAGCAGCCGATCTCGATCTTGCGACGGATATCGGCCTGCACCTCGCGACGCAGGTCACCCTCGACCTTCACCGAGGCCTCGATGTACTCACGCAGCTTCGCGACGTCTGCGTCGGTGAGATCCTTTGCACGAAGGTCGGGGCTGAGCCCGGTGCCCTCGAGGATCTCCTGGGAGGTGGTACGCCCAACTCCGTAGATGTAGGTCAGTGCGATCTCCAGCCGCTTCTCGCGGGGGAGATCCACACCAGCAACACGTGCCATGTGGCGGATTTCCTTTTCTTGTCAGAGGTCTGCTCCCA contains:
- the truA gene encoding tRNA pseudouridine(38-40) synthase TruA: MSEPAVTASGDGGFSRPVPSLSVRLRLDVSYDGTDFAGWARQIGQRTVCGLLEDTLATVLRVPVRLTVAGRTDAGVHATGQVAHADIPQSALETRSIGGDPSRLVGRLAKMLPDDVRVRAIGPVSKDFDARFSALRRHYVYRLTDARWGAEPVAARTTAAWSRSLDIDAMNVASRSLLGLNDFAAFCRRREGATTIRDLQRFDWAADADGVLVGRVSADAFCWSMVRSLVGAVASVGDGRRDLEWCRGLLSETSRNSRIPVADARGLCLVGVDYPGDDELAARNVITRDVRDSASGGCCGG
- the rplQ gene encoding 50S ribosomal protein L17, with the protein product MPKPTKGARLGGSASHQKAMLANLATSLFEHGRITTTEAKAKRLRPYAEKLITHAKAGSLAHRREVMKDIRDKDVVHTLFAEIGPFFADRPGGYTRIIKTLPRKGDNAPMAVIELVRESTASSEASRATRVAASKKAAEDKLEATEEVVAENDAADADNVVEAVEADATDAEVENADAVAEAVDDQSSAATADDAAADEKKSDD
- a CDS encoding DNA-directed RNA polymerase subunit alpha encodes the protein MLISQRPTLTEEIIAEDRSKFVIEPLEPGFGYTLGNSLRRTLLSSIPGAAITSIRIDGVLHEFTTVPGVKEDVTDVILNLKGLVVSSEEDEPVTMYVRKQGPGTVTGADIVPPAGVTVHNPDLHIATLNDKGKLEIELVVERGRGYVPAVQNKASGAEIGRIPVDSIYSPVLKVTYKVEATRVEQRTDFDRLVLDVETKNSITARDALASAGKTLVELFGLARELNVEAEGIEIGPSPAEADHIASFSLPIEDLELTVRSYNCLKREGVHTVGELVARTESDLLDIRNFGQKSIDEVKVKLHALGLSLKDSPASFDPSQVAGYDPATGTWSDDASFDADSGEDFAETEQL
- the rpsD gene encoding 30S ribosomal protein S4 produces the protein MARYTGPATKKSRRLRVDLIGGDQAFERRPYPPGQHGRSRIKESEYLQQLQEKQKARFTYGVMEKQFRRYYEEANRRNGKTGDELLKILETRLDNVVYRAGLARTRRQARQMVTHGHLTVNGVNVDVPSYRVSQYDIIDVRPKSLQTVPFQIAKEIQGDRTVPGWLQVVPSTLRILVHQVPERAQIDVPLTEQLIVEFYSK
- the rpsK gene encoding 30S ribosomal protein S11, whose protein sequence is MPPKSRSAGPKKGTRRRDKKNVPHGSAHIKSTFNNTIVSISDPSGNVISWASSGHVGFKGSRKSTPFAAQLAAENAARKAQEHGVKKVDVFVKGPGSGRETAIRSLQAAGLEVGTISDVTPQPHNGCRPPKRRRV
- the rpsM gene encoding 30S ribosomal protein S13; the encoded protein is MARVAGVDLPREKRLEIALTYIYGVGRTTSQEILEGTGLSPDLRAKDLTDADVAKLREYIEASVKVEGDLRREVQADIRRKIEIGCYQGLRHRRGLPVHGQRTKTNARTRKGPKKTIAGKKK